In the genome of Triticum urartu cultivar G1812 chromosome 5, Tu2.1, whole genome shotgun sequence, one region contains:
- the LOC125505945 gene encoding dirigent protein 21-like yields the protein MLGRVIFCVVIAAAVLAVVLLATVSPLPHRSTARPRGLRDITVYIHPAASGAVRRQQGAAHGDERVASALVFRHRMTAGPEITSAAVGAASGFVLPGERGSAMSAFDTVHLAFDAPGLSGGLCVEVARSKEAPREEALRVVGGTGAFAFARGRGAVLGPERGRRLDDGGATATALRLELSLSVASAGAG from the coding sequence cgtcgtcctgcTCGCCACCGTCTCCCCTCTCCCCCACCGGTCCACCGCGCGCCCCCGGGGCCTCCGCGATATCACGGTGTACATCCATCCGGCCGCGTCTGGTGCCGTGAGGCGGCAGCAAGGCGCGGCTCACGGAGACGAACGGGTGGCGAGCGCGCTGGTGTTCCGCCACCGGATGACGGCGGGGCCGGAGATCACGTCGGCGGCCGTCGGCGCGGCCTCGGGGTTCGTGCTCCCGGGCGAGCGCGGCTCGGCGATGTCGGCGTTCGACACGGTGCACCTGGCGTTCGACGCGCCCGGGCTGTCCGGCGGCCTCTGCGTGGAGGTGGCCAGGAGCAAGGAGGCGCCGCGGGAGGAGGCGCTCCGTGTGGTGGGCGGCACGGGCGCGTTCGCGTTCGCGCGCGGGCGCGGCGCCGTCCTGGGCCCGGAGCGGGGGAGGCGGCTGGACGACGGCGGCGCCACCGCGACGGCGTTGCGTCTTGAGCTGAGCCTGAGCGTCGCGTCCGCTGGCGCTGGGTAA